Proteins encoded within one genomic window of Candidatus Hepatoplasma crinochetorum Av:
- the topA gene encoding type I DNA topoisomerase has translation MTKKLIIVESPNKINKIQAYLNDYYGRNEFKVIASIGHVRDLRKYGTKMGLGIDLDLMEPMYENITAKKEVISNIISEVEKAKVIYLATDPDREGEAIAWHITQILPQELLKDKKFYRINFNEITKDAILNSLKNRGELNKNLINSQEARRMLDRIIGFRLSYITNKKLKASSAGRVKSSVLKLIIDRENEIKSFKKDYWWTIEALFNKNKILINSTNDFKEINYKSEKDAKKIHDDLTEKFVFIKNQKKETKIIAPQPLEMSSYLMAAYNMYGLTNRQATAASQILYEKGLITYPRTDSQRISSKKFIKDAKDFLIETYGERYYSGLREFKKVKKITSQDAHEALRPTDLRVRSHVLNLREHTLIEKKAYDVIWKITAKAFLKDGINLIVKNLYDNNNHKFVTKETLFKFLGYRIIDKEVFEKETILPATKEILVKKRNIEIKEHNTQPPARYNQSSIIKKMKEEGIGRPSTYSTTTSGLLRYGYIERQKGTLIPTDIGDETNRLLLSNFSELVNEKYTAKMETNLDEIAEGKIEKEKFLSDFWKEFEPQVQFVDETIQVKLPEYLDEKCPLDGGQLIYKRSRYGKFIGCENYPKCKYIRKIENKDKFEAITLKENCPKCKTGNQIIRKSKFGNYFISCTNFPKCKFIMDKKEAELIIKKNLSNLKEKK, from the coding sequence ATGACAAAAAAATTAATAATTGTAGAATCCCCTAATAAAATAAATAAAATTCAAGCATATTTAAATGATTACTATGGAAGAAATGAATTTAAAGTAATTGCTTCAATTGGACATGTTCGTGATCTTAGAAAATATGGAACAAAAATGGGTTTAGGAATCGATTTAGATTTAATGGAACCTATGTATGAAAATATAACTGCAAAAAAAGAAGTTATAAGCAATATAATTTCAGAAGTAGAAAAAGCAAAAGTAATTTATTTAGCAACTGATCCTGATCGAGAGGGGGAAGCAATTGCTTGACACATTACACAGATATTACCCCAAGAATTATTAAAAGATAAGAAATTTTATCGAATAAATTTCAATGAAATTACAAAAGATGCAATTTTAAATTCATTAAAAAATCGCGGAGAATTAAATAAGAATTTAATAAATTCACAAGAAGCAAGAAGGATGCTTGATCGGATTATCGGTTTTCGTTTGTCTTATATCACAAATAAAAAATTAAAGGCATCAAGTGCAGGTAGAGTTAAATCATCAGTTTTAAAATTAATAATTGATCGTGAAAATGAAATTAAGAGTTTTAAAAAAGATTATTGATGAACAATTGAAGCTTTATTTAATAAAAATAAAATATTAATTAATTCTACAAATGATTTTAAAGAAATAAATTATAAAAGTGAAAAAGATGCAAAAAAGATTCATGATGATCTTACAGAAAAATTTGTTTTTATAAAAAATCAAAAAAAGGAAACAAAAATTATTGCTCCTCAACCCTTAGAAATGTCTTCTTATCTTATGGCTGCTTATAATATGTACGGATTAACTAATAGACAAGCAACAGCCGCATCACAAATTCTTTATGAAAAAGGTCTTATAACTTATCCAAGAACTGATTCACAACGAATCAGTTCAAAAAAATTTATTAAAGATGCAAAAGATTTTTTAATTGAAACATATGGGGAAAGATATTATTCAGGTTTGAGAGAATTTAAAAAGGTAAAAAAAATCACATCACAAGATGCTCATGAAGCTTTAAGACCAACTGATTTACGTGTACGTAGTCATGTTTTAAATTTAAGAGAACATACTTTAATAGAAAAAAAGGCTTATGATGTTATTTGAAAAATCACAGCAAAAGCATTCTTGAAAGATGGAATAAATTTAATTGTTAAAAATCTTTATGATAACAATAATCATAAGTTTGTTACAAAAGAAACTTTATTTAAATTTTTGGGATATCGCATTATTGATAAAGAGGTTTTTGAAAAAGAAACAATTTTGCCAGCAACAAAAGAAATTTTGGTTAAAAAAAGAAATATTGAAATAAAAGAACATAATACTCAACCTCCTGCAAGATATAATCAATCATCAATCATTAAAAAAATGAAAGAAGAAGGGATTGGCCGTCCATCTACTTATTCAACAACAACTTCTGGTCTTTTAAGATATGGATATATTGAAAGACAAAAAGGAACTTTAATTCCTACTGACATTGGTGATGAAACAAATAGATTATTGTTATCTAATTTTTCAGAATTAGTAAATGAAAAATATACAGCAAAAATGGAAACAAATCTTGATGAGATTGCTGAAGGTAAAATAGAAAAAGAAAAATTTTTAAGTGATTTTTGAAAAGAATTTGAGCCACAAGTTCAATTTGTTGATGAAACCATTCAAGTTAAATTACCTGAATATTTAGATGAAAAATGTCCGCTTGATGGTGGTCAATTAATTTATAAAAGATCAAGATATGGTAAATTTATTGGTTGTGAAAATTATCCAAAATGCAAATATATTCGTAAAATTGAAAATAAGGATAAATTCGAAGCAATTACCTTAAAGGAAAATTGCCCAAAATGTAAAACAGGAAATCAAATAATTAGAAAATCTAAATTTGGTAATTATTTTATTTCTTGTACAAATTTTCCAAAATGTAAATTTATAATGGATAAAAAAGAAGCAGAATTAATCATTAAAAAAAATCTTTCTAATCTTAAAGAAAAAAAATAA
- a CDS encoding site-2 protease family protein yields the protein MVFLIFLLFLIFLLIFISIITFIHELGHFYVARRNGVRVSEFAIGFGPAIFQKKLELTTISIRLFPLGGYVAVLTDDVILSINKLKENIKNLTPDEKAIQEKYIQKKLSGLTLYENFTNQKSLDRISVPKKIYFCLGGILFNFLSIFVTLTIFYSITGREYADDTLREYGAVFRDTTRGDVRLDSPIYVSEIIGINSELTQEEIENTTISDFEEQAIELGDEGYLKTGYDQLYQAFDSYQEAAYDSKILGLIEESGSRFLIRYKDSNQEQKVLIYDFALVSTPGFDYLYIYDYDYTTDQVVKDSIEEYNLVSYINLVSYRTEGAYYVQYPFFIAIYYAFIDTFVYIYHGIIITINLLFGVFTPDNRIIENYHNVDGNYSIVNVQILVDFFVVFSMITLLFNIIPLPPLDGFAAVRYGYEGLTKKKIPKGFVQALMFISMAFMIIWFFFLIF from the coding sequence ATGGTTTTTTTAATATTTTTATTATTTCTAATATTTTTATTGATATTTATATCAATAATTACATTTATTCATGAGCTTGGACATTTTTATGTTGCGAGAAGAAATGGTGTTCGTGTTTCTGAATTTGCAATTGGATTTGGACCTGCAATTTTCCAAAAAAAACTAGAACTTACAACAATAAGCATTCGTTTGTTTCCCCTTGGTGGTTATGTTGCAGTTCTTACTGATGATGTAATTTTAAGTATCAATAAATTAAAAGAAAATATTAAAAATTTAACTCCTGATGAAAAAGCTATACAGGAAAAATATATTCAAAAAAAACTTTCAGGTCTTACTTTATATGAAAACTTTACAAATCAAAAGAGTTTAGATAGAATATCGGTTCCAAAAAAAATCTATTTCTGTCTTGGGGGAATTTTATTTAATTTTCTTTCAATATTTGTTACACTTACGATTTTTTATTCAATTACTGGACGTGAATATGCAGATGATACATTACGTGAATATGGTGCTGTATTTCGAGATACAACAAGAGGAGATGTAAGATTAGATTCTCCAATTTATGTAAGTGAGATAATAGGAATTAATTCTGAACTTACGCAAGAAGAAATTGAAAATACAACAATTTCTGATTTTGAAGAACAGGCAATTGAATTAGGAGATGAAGGATATTTAAAAACTGGATATGATCAACTTTATCAAGCTTTCGATAGTTATCAAGAGGCTGCTTATGATTCTAAAATTCTAGGATTAATTGAAGAATCAGGATCAAGATTTCTAATTAGATATAAAGATAGTAATCAAGAGCAAAAGGTTTTAATATATGATTTTGCTTTAGTAAGCACACCTGGTTTTGATTATTTATATATTTATGACTATGATTATACAACAGATCAAGTTGTTAAAGATTCAATTGAAGAATATAATTTAGTTAGTTATATAAATCTTGTATCTTATCGTACAGAAGGTGCATACTATGTGCAATATCCATTTTTTATTGCAATTTATTATGCTTTTATTGATACATTTGTTTATATTTATCATGGAATAATAATTACTATTAATCTTCTTTTTGGTGTATTTACCCCAGATAATCGTATTATTGAAAATTATCATAATGTTGATGGGAATTATAGTATTGTAAATGTACAAATTCTTGTAGATTTTTTTGTTGTTTTTTCAATGATTACACTATTATTTAATATAATCCCTCTTCCTCCACTTGATGGTTTTGCTGCAGTAAGATATGGATATGAAGGATTAACCAAAAAGAAAATACCAAAAGGTTTTGTACAAGCCTTAATGTTTATTAGTATGGCATTTATGATTATTTGATTTTTCTTTTTGATTTTTTAA
- the rpsB gene encoding 30S ribosomal protein S2: MINEQENNSELLQNENLKTNSNDNSDKKLPLIAKEKLLEAGVQFGHKTQRWNPAMKPFIHGEKNGTHIINLNKVNASLNVAYNAINKIAAKGGKVLFVGTNKHSKKTIKENSLRVKTFYVNERWLGGTLTNFKTIQNSVRRLRYLEKLEKDNFAGYTKKEAVKLQKELDKAESMLGGIKFMRRLPDAIFVTSVSDERIVIKEADKLQIPVIGIVDTNCNPRDVKIPIFANDDANKSISLITTIIADAIADAKGEERKAAFLDKDAVEFIGLEKSTYRKTNFRNASFEQNSDQRQKDQRSYNQNYKNRTNLKREKVDRKF, from the coding sequence ATGATAAACGAACAAGAAAATAATTCAGAATTATTACAAAACGAGAATTTAAAAACTAATAGTAATGATAATTCAGATAAAAAATTACCTTTAATTGCAAAAGAAAAATTATTAGAAGCAGGAGTTCAATTTGGTCATAAAACACAACGTTGAAATCCAGCAATGAAACCATTTATTCATGGTGAAAAAAATGGAACTCATATTATTAATCTAAATAAAGTTAATGCATCTTTAAATGTTGCTTATAATGCAATTAATAAAATTGCGGCAAAAGGCGGAAAAGTTTTATTTGTAGGAACAAATAAACATTCAAAAAAAACAATTAAAGAAAATTCTTTACGTGTTAAAACTTTTTATGTTAATGAAAGATGATTAGGAGGGACATTAACAAATTTTAAAACAATTCAAAATTCTGTTCGTCGCTTACGTTATCTTGAAAAATTGGAAAAAGATAATTTTGCCGGATATACAAAAAAAGAAGCAGTTAAATTACAAAAAGAATTAGATAAAGCAGAATCTATGCTTGGCGGAATTAAATTTATGCGTAGATTACCAGATGCAATTTTTGTAACTTCAGTTAGTGATGAAAGAATAGTAATAAAAGAAGCAGATAAATTACAAATTCCTGTAATTGGGATTGTAGATACAAATTGTAATCCTCGTGATGTTAAAATTCCAATTTTTGCAAATGATGATGCAAATAAATCAATTTCTCTTATTACAACAATTATTGCAGATGCAATTGCAGATGCAAAAGGAGAAGAACGTAAAGCAGCTTTTTTAGATAAAGATGCTGTAGAGTTTATTGGTCTTGAAAAATCTACTTACCGTAAAACTAATTTTAGAAATGCTTCTTTTGAGCAAAATTCTGATCAAAGACAAAAAGATCAAAGATCATATAATCAAAATTATAAAAATCGTACAAATTTAAAAAGAGAAAAGGTAGATCGAAAATTTTAA
- a CDS encoding uridine monophosphate kinase produces MINKKERVILKLSGEALTNSSENIYSIDILKNITEQISYLIKNYQLKIGIVIGGGNIFRGSLAKSLGMIKNEESADHMGMLATTINAIALNIYLKNAKIKSIVLNAREIKGLLNQPSEEKISEEFIKNDVIIFGGGTGKPYVSTDTAAALRAIESKSSYILMAKNNIDGIYDKDPNHFTNAKFFKKLTFKEFIDLKLQAIDHQALQKLEGTDIKIIVFNMNGKNNIIKLYENKLKAKTILTK; encoded by the coding sequence ATGATTAATAAAAAGGAACGTGTCATTTTAAAATTATCAGGAGAGGCTTTAACAAATTCAAGTGAAAATATTTATTCAATAGATATTTTAAAAAATATTACAGAACAAATTTCTTATCTTATTAAAAATTATCAATTAAAAATTGGAATTGTAATTGGAGGAGGAAATATTTTTCGTGGTTCATTAGCTAAATCATTAGGTATGATTAAAAACGAAGAGTCAGCAGATCATATGGGAATGCTAGCAACAACAATTAATGCAATTGCTTTAAATATTTATTTAAAAAATGCAAAAATTAAAAGTATTGTATTAAATGCAAGAGAAATAAAAGGTTTATTGAATCAGCCATCAGAAGAAAAAATTTCAGAAGAATTTATCAAAAATGATGTGATAATTTTTGGAGGCGGAACAGGAAAACCTTATGTTTCTACTGATACTGCAGCAGCTTTAAGAGCAATAGAAAGTAAATCATCTTATATTTTGATGGCAAAAAATAATATTGATGGAATTTATGACAAGGATCCCAATCATTTTACAAATGCAAAATTTTTTAAAAAACTAACTTTTAAAGAATTTATTGATCTTAAATTACAAGCAATAGATCATCAAGCATTACAAAAATTAGAAGGTACGGATATTAAAATAATTGTTTTTAATATGAATGGTAAAAATAATATAATAAAATTATATGAAAATAAATTAAAAGCAAAAACAATATTAACAAAGTAA
- a CDS encoding ribosome-recycling factor yields MNDYISNLKNKLEQIEKNYQDELKKIRALGAHPSLLESIYVDYYGSKIKLNQIASIKIQDGTILIINPFDKSQRKGILFALEKANLGFNIQDDGFLIKIFVPPLTEEKRKLYVKKAKEVKEQAKINLRNIRQEINKKINSDKELSKDQINNYLKNVQDQIDYKNKVFEDILKEKEKSLLMI; encoded by the coding sequence ATGAATGACTATATTAGTAATTTAAAAAATAAACTAGAACAAATTGAAAAAAATTATCAAGATGAATTAAAAAAAATTCGTGCGCTAGGAGCACATCCTTCACTTTTAGAGAGCATTTATGTTGATTATTATGGTTCAAAAATAAAACTAAATCAAATTGCGTCAATTAAAATTCAAGATGGAACAATTCTAATAATAAATCCTTTTGATAAATCACAACGAAAAGGAATTTTATTTGCCCTTGAAAAAGCAAATTTGGGATTTAACATTCAAGATGATGGATTTTTAATTAAAATTTTTGTTCCTCCTCTTACGGAGGAAAAAAGAAAATTATATGTAAAAAAAGCAAAAGAAGTAAAAGAACAAGCTAAAATTAATTTAAGAAATATAAGACAAGAGATTAATAAAAAAATTAATTCAGATAAAGAATTATCTAAAGATCAAATTAATAATTATTTAAAAAATGTACAAGATCAAATAGACTATAAAAATAAAGTTTTTGAAGATATTTTAAAAGAAAAAGAAAAATCTTTACTTATGATTTAA
- the tsf gene encoding translation elongation factor Ts: protein MKKITIEDIKKLREKTNAGLMEVKKALQKAEGDFEKAIKWLREKGLANAAKKSDRVAAEGAIFILNKENKVVILELNSETDFVAVNKLFIDFGNKISQYIINTDFKEKSLEEFRKTIFDGEKIDEKIASLTTKLGEKISLRRFDLFDVENYQFSTYLHVNKKIGVIVIAKNVEKDLLKDIAMQIAAMNPEYLSLKDVPNDKKEEEYKIARKDLKDTLKGKPENIQEKIISGKVNKVLSDLILEEQTFVKDNSKKIKQLLSKNAKLISFIRYEVGEGIEKKIENFKDEVMKQIKNKE, encoded by the coding sequence ATGAAAAAAATAACTATTGAAGATATTAAAAAATTAAGAGAAAAAACAAACGCTGGATTAATGGAAGTTAAAAAAGCTTTACAAAAAGCAGAAGGTGATTTTGAAAAAGCAATTAAATGGTTGCGTGAAAAAGGATTAGCAAACGCAGCAAAAAAATCTGATAGAGTTGCTGCAGAGGGTGCAATATTTATTTTAAATAAAGAAAATAAAGTTGTAATTTTAGAATTGAATTCTGAAACAGATTTTGTTGCAGTAAATAAATTATTTATAGATTTTGGAAATAAAATTTCTCAATATATTATAAATACAGATTTTAAAGAAAAAAGCTTAGAAGAATTTAGAAAAACAATTTTTGATGGAGAAAAAATAGATGAAAAAATTGCTTCTCTTACTACAAAATTAGGAGAAAAAATTAGTTTAAGAAGATTTGATCTTTTCGATGTTGAAAATTATCAATTTTCTACTTATCTTCATGTTAATAAAAAAATTGGTGTTATTGTTATTGCTAAAAATGTTGAAAAAGATCTTTTAAAAGATATTGCAATGCAGATTGCTGCAATGAATCCGGAATATTTAAGTTTAAAAGATGTTCCAAATGATAAAAAAGAAGAAGAATATAAAATTGCTCGAAAAGATTTAAAAGATACATTAAAAGGTAAACCAGAAAATATTCAAGAAAAAATAATAAGCGGAAAAGTTAATAAGGTTTTATCAGATTTAATATTGGAAGAGCAAACATTTGTAAAAGATAATAGTAAGAAGATAAAACAATTATTATCAAAGAATGCAAAATTAATTTCATTTATTCGTTATGAAGTTGGAGAAGGAATAGAAAAGAAAATTGAAAATTTCAAAGACGAAGTAATGAAACAAATTAAAAATAAAGAGTAA
- a CDS encoding phosphatidate cytidylyltransferase: protein MENELQLKNKKFPKKELIVRILTATVFIVVTILFLLPASYINFGSGSPNNINSFIKYDYFFLTILGLLLGYIIFEIVNFTSPFKKDRRIFLVNFFYLEIVFLILYGFIAAYFIIDYNPLWAKPNLEAQDFGYNNDINYLLIYLFFFSIIYLLINVGFSNEIKDSMINLIVSYLGLLFIFSIIFLTICFGFTVILLVMLTTTFIDIFAYFGGKIFGKEKIFANASPNKTYAGFLIGLLSGFLFSLFFYFVFVANMESSNLYFLNDQRYLDLLENNAYLVIDLNIKIVALMIITIISAPFGDLFFSKIKRNFDQKDFSKILPGHGGLLDRIDSHIFTYTIFSFGLLFIVFI, encoded by the coding sequence ATGGAAAATGAATTACAATTGAAAAATAAAAAATTTCCAAAAAAAGAATTAATTGTAAGGATTTTAACAGCTACAGTTTTTATTGTTGTTACAATTTTATTTTTACTACCAGCTTCATATATTAATTTTGGTAGTGGAAGCCCAAATAATATTAATTCGTTTATAAAATATGATTATTTTTTTCTTACAATATTAGGTTTATTATTAGGATACATCATTTTTGAAATTGTAAATTTTACTTCTCCTTTTAAGAAAGATCGAAGAATATTTTTAGTTAATTTTTTCTATCTTGAAATTGTTTTTCTTATTCTTTATGGTTTTATTGCTGCTTATTTTATTATTGATTATAATCCGTTATGAGCAAAACCAAATTTAGAAGCACAAGATTTTGGTTATAACAATGATATTAATTACTTATTAATTTATTTATTTTTCTTTTCAATAATTTATCTTTTGATAAATGTTGGTTTTAGTAATGAAATAAAAGATTCGATGATAAATTTAATTGTTAGTTATTTAGGTTTACTATTTATATTTTCAATTATTTTTCTTACAATTTGTTTTGGATTTACAGTAATTTTACTTGTTATGTTGACTACTACGTTTATTGATATTTTTGCTTATTTTGGAGGAAAAATTTTTGGAAAAGAAAAAATATTTGCTAATGCTTCTCCTAATAAAACATATGCTGGATTTTTAATTGGTCTTTTAAGTGGATTTTTATTTTCTTTATTTTTTTATTTTGTATTTGTAGCCAATATGGAGAGTTCTAATCTTTATTTTTTAAATGATCAAAGATATCTTGATCTTTTAGAAAATAATGCTTATTTAGTAATTGATTTAAATATAAAAATTGTTGCTTTAATGATTATTACAATTATAAGTGCTCCGTTTGGAGATTTATTTTTTTCAAAAATTAAACGAAATTTTGATCAAAAAGATTTTTCAAAAATTTTACCCGGTCATGGTGGATTATTAGATAGAATTGATTCACATATATTTACATATACAATATTTTCCTTTGGACTTTTATTTATTGTTTTTATTTAA